The Chloroflexota bacterium region AATCTTGCCCAGTGAATCTGCGCCAAAGCGAATTATTGGGATCGGCCTCACATCGCTTGCGCCCTCGGTGGCGCCCTTGACCGATGACGGTACGCCGCTGCATACCGGAATCATTTACGAGGACCGGCGCAGTGTGAGGCAAGTAAAGCGCGTACTGGCCGGCGCTAATCAGTCGACGATAGTGCGGCGGACTGGAATTCGGATCGAGAGCGGCAGCACAACGCTGAGCAGCATTCTGTGGTTCGTGGAGGAGCGGCCTGATCTTGCGGCAGCATGCGCCTACTTTGGCACCCTAACGACCTACCTTGCCCATCGCCTCACCGGAACATTTGGCATTGACTGGGCGAACGCACAGCTTTCCGGATTGTTCGCGCTGAACGACCCTCCCCGCTGGCTCGACGACTGGTGCCGCCAGATTGGCATTCCACCTGAAAAGCTACCGCCTCACATGCCTTCTCAGGCGGTCGTTGGAAAAGTCTTACCCCAGGCGGCAGAGCAGTTAGGCGTCCCGGAAGGAATGCCGGTCGCTATGGGAGGAGCGGATGCGCAAGCCGCTGCAGTCGGCGCAGGCCTGGTGTCACCACAAGCAGGCGTACTCTCTCTCGGCACAACGAGTGTTCTTACCGTCTGTACGGAGCGCAGTGTGCCTGACCCAAGATTCTATACGCGCCGCCATGTTTTACCGGGCCGCTACTTGCATGTGGCGCCCACGTTGTTAGGCGGCGCAACTCTGCGCTGGGCGGCAGCGCTCTTGGGTATCGAGTCTGTCGAGGAAATGGTAAGATTGGCTGCCACGTGTGAACCGGGGGCAGGGGGCGTGATCTTTCTGCCGTATCTCATGGGCGAACGCGCGCCGTTGTGGAACCGGGACGCGCGTGGAGTCGTTTACGGACTTCAGCTTGGCACAAGCCAAGCCGAGATGGCACGGGCGGTGGTGGAGGGCATTGCGTTTGCCTTGCGAAACGTGCTCGCACAATTGGAAACGCATCTAGGAGGCACGGTTACGCCGCTCAATGTGACCGGCGGGGCAGCATTTCCGTTGGTGCTGCAAATTCTTGCGGATGTGCTTCAGCGCCCGCTTACCGCAATCGAGGGTGGAGACAGCGCGGCACAGGGGGCGGCACTATTGGCTCTCGTTGCCGCTCAGATGGCGGACGACACCTGGCTTGCCGAGTGGCGGCCGAATTCCCAGGGGACCTGTGCGCCGGACGGAGCTGTTTCAGACTGCTACGAGCAGCGATTCCAAGAATTCTGTGACCTGTACGTAGCGTTAGAGCCGAACTTTAGGGTGGAGTCACAATAGCATTGGGCGATGAACGGTTTTACTGCTTATTTCGCGAGTTCGTAAGGGAAATGCATAGTAGGGCGCTAACTCAGGGTCAGAAGACTTCGGCCGTATCGACAGTGAATCCCGCCAGGGTGGGCGAGGACAGGGCTTGCCCCTCTCCAAAGACGGCGACTAACGCATAGCCGTCACTCTCCAGAGTCAGCACTGTCACTGTCTTGGCATTGGTGTCCACCAGCCAGTATTCCTTCACGCCGTGTTTGGCGTAAAGCGAGCGTTTGAAGGTCTGGTCTCGCTCTGCCGTGGAAGGAGAGAGG contains the following coding sequences:
- a CDS encoding FGGY family carbohydrate kinase yields the protein MSPDYAVGIDVGSTATKVVLCESEGAIVARGSAPTSIERPQPGWAEIDFPRCWESVKVALRAALSILPSESAPKRIIGIGLTSLAPSVAPLTDDGTPLHTGIIYEDRRSVRQVKRVLAGANQSTIVRRTGIRIESGSTTLSSILWFVEERPDLAAACAYFGTLTTYLAHRLTGTFGIDWANAQLSGLFALNDPPRWLDDWCRQIGIPPEKLPPHMPSQAVVGKVLPQAAEQLGVPEGMPVAMGGADAQAAAVGAGLVSPQAGVLSLGTTSVLTVCTERSVPDPRFYTRRHVLPGRYLHVAPTLLGGATLRWAAALLGIESVEEMVRLAATCEPGAGGVIFLPYLMGERAPLWNRDARGVVYGLQLGTSQAEMARAVVEGIAFALRNVLAQLETHLGGTVTPLNVTGGAAFPLVLQILADVLQRPLTAIEGGDSAAQGAALLALVAAQMADDTWLAEWRPNSQGTCAPDGAVSDCYEQRFQEFCDLYVALEPNFRVESQ